The following is a genomic window from Neodiprion lecontei isolate iyNeoLeco1 chromosome 4, iyNeoLeco1.1, whole genome shotgun sequence.
AACTTAAGTCTCGCCTTAATCACAATTATTGTGCTCTACATATAAGTTCGGGCGTtttcacgaataaaaaaaaaaaaaaaaggaaaaagtgaTGTAACATTCTTTTTgatgtgtgaaattttttatttaatttaatttgttattgaATCGTAGTATGTTCTACGGCCGCCCGGTCATGGCGGTATCTCTTACTTAGACTATCCAACCATTtctcgaataaattattcttcagACGTATTtgtctccttttttttctcaatacaAGTTTAAATCAATACCAAAAATCTTCAAAATGTAGTAGCCAGACCTGATTGTTTGCTTAAAATCaatgtgaataatttattcactttGGTATTGAGTAAACTGtattccatttctttttttttttatgattcaaACCGATCATTTgaaatcgcaaaaattaaatcaCATTATAACAGCTTTGTTTCAAGTCGTCCAAAAATGTTGGTATGGATTGTTGTGGGGGTGGGGGAAaggattaattattttcttgatTTTCCGCGTCATTGGCAGTTCTAAAACGAAATATAATTAGCTACATGAATTGTCGTTACTTCGATATACTGCttactttcaaaattcattgttgCTCCATTGCTGGTGAGAATGAATATTGCCTTTCCCGGTTAGCTGACTCTTGCATCGAActtgtaacaaaaataataaaggaaTAAATAAGAATTGCTTTAACAAAATACTGAGCAACATCTGACGTAATAAGTATAAGAGTCTTTCttagaaattaataaataaagtgATAAACGTAAGTACCATCACGTTGTTACATCTGTGATACATCAGCCAGCCAGCCAACCAAGtataatcttaaaaaaaaaatactgtcaaaagtacaaaataattatttgaattcgTTAAAGGAATCAATGTGAATAAAAGTATTTCAACATTGCCCTTTAGAAGGGTAAAAGATCTCAGTCATAAAAATTCAGTCAAATTTTGTATTGTATCATATTGAAATACTGATTTATACCATTTATAATTACtatcaggtaaaaaaaaaaaaaaaaaaccctgcacgtggtaaaaaatttgcttgtTATCTAGCTTTATATTATAAGTGTAATTGTTGTATATTAATGTGGAAcagaatgatttttttttcatttcaattttacatacCCATGACGATTTCGACATACATATCGTGTTTTCGATATTATTAAACTTTTCGATATAGCGTTTGAGGAATCATTAATCATTCTGAATATTTACACTTGACAAACAATCAACTTTTATCGAAATActtataaaattgtaatatttatttaaagcTTCATTTACCAAGCAGGGTTTCACTACCGTTCCATTAAACGAAAATAGCATGAGTTTGACTGAAATTTTATGATGACATGTGAAGCTATATCTGCAGCTTCACATTTAAATAAAGTGTGAGAGAGTGTatgttcataaaaatatttaagaagAAAGCAAACGTAATTTAGGAAAGATGTTTCTGTATGGTGCAAGTGTGTCACCATATCAAAGAGGGTCGGCAGAGAAACACACAACTCTTGTATATAgcgaaaaaatgtattttcttttacgtGTCGAATCGTCTCTGCCGATTTTCGATGTTAAAtatcttaatattattattatataacattTGATAAAGAGAGTGCACAATGTTTTGCCCCTTAAATgtttacacaaaaaaaaaaaaaaaggaaaagcaaaaataaaagaaaagaaaaaagttattataaacatatgtatttgtatACATTTTCGTATACACAGGGTAAAGCGAGATAACTTTCTGCGCCTTGAATATTATGCACACTGAAAAGACAACAGATGCTTATTTCATTGCTGACAAATTGGATTGCGACAATCAATACTCACAGATGTTTGCAAGTACCGTCACTGTTCTGAAGTGAAGTTTAAACTAATATAactgtcaaattttttccaaatacaaTCTTGTCAGATACAAATTTACATTTTCTAATTGCACTGTGTAATATGTTACGCCACAGATTTTTTCGACAGTCTTATTAAATTACTGGGAAATAATACTGCTCTCTTTTTTCATGTATAAGGTCTCCAATATGGACAGTCATCTCTCCTCAcccttgtatatatatatataaatttatatattatagttaatatattattgaaagttattaaatatttcgttTACTCTTAttcttacgattattattgtatCATTGTCAGCAACTCTACACATCGTACTTCTCCATCTATGTAAAACTTTCATAATTCTGTTCTTCATGTATAACTTGTGATCAAGTACCTTGCATCATTTTCGCAAATTAATCTTTTCCTGATTTTATAATGGTGTTCGTCTGTGTATGTAATATGCATTACGACGTGGCAAAttctgtttcatttttatgcCGCAAGAAATGAAGAAGACAATTTTGTACATTACTGGTATACGTTACGAATGATCATCCTACGAAATTTCgaagtataattattataatgcGGAAGCATCATGTCATTTTAatgtcattttcatttcatttttatttgaacattTCGGATTGAATGCAAGTATTTAGcgcgagtgaaaaaaatattatacgacTAAGGAATATGTGTGCATCTGTGTTGAACGGAATTAAAATGAAGCagtatttttaatataattatcaaCAATAATTTCGAATTGATGCAAGTTACTTGaataatttacatatatttttcaccatgactaaaagattttgatgttacaaaaaaaattaaccgcaaaaatatatgttcacataaatatttttaaaaaatcaccagCAAATCAAATACCTATTGTACATTAAGATATCGGTATAATGTCATTGTTGTTATCAGAATAACATATTACTGACAgtatgatttttctttcacatcCGTTGGCGATTAGTATTGAATTTGTAATGCAGAAAACAAACTCATTtgtaataaatacaaaataccGTGCAGCCATAAAAAAATCTTATACTTGACATATGTTGATGATTTATTTATGATGTTTTCATCTTAGTTCTTAGCTTGGATAACTTTCGGATATATGTGGCACGTATATatgtgaaatattattatattaataagtGGTAGTACAAATGTTGTATGAATTTGCAGGTTGCAATTACTTATGTTTCAATGCTATAATACGTGATTGCACTTGCGGTCCTTGTCATTAGATCGTTCTTTTAGAAGACAGGTAAGTAGCAATCAGGTACTAACATGGGTACAAAGCAATGCCTATTTTGTGTGAGAATTGACTTGGAAGCTGAACTAGAGTTCTTAAAAAAGGGACTCTAAAGCTGTACTATCATCTGATGTTTGTCATATCTCCATGGCAACCATACAAAAGCTGCTCTCTGAAGACTAGACTTTCAGGTATTGTTCTGTCATCTCTTACTGTTAAACTATTAattctttcaacaattttctcaTGAACTCTGCTGTGTATAAAAGAACCTTAGCTTTTTCAAAGCGATTGTATGACACAAGTGCTTGAGAATTCTATAGGTATGTCCAAagatagatataaaaaaaatcagagagTTTCGGATGCTGCTGAAGGGAAACGGATAACTGCCAAGAAATCTTGCCGACAAACTCGAAACTTCTGCGAGTTTCCAAGTTCAGGTGTTACATCGAGgaaaattattgtacattcgcattacgttattttttattgtatctTTCATTCATTAACTCAGATGTTGAGCGTACGAGTCATTTGTTAGAACccgtaaacttttcaaaatgcAATGCAGCCTATAAACGAAAGTCTGCAAGATCACAACGCAATACTGCTAAGAAACGGAAAAATAGTTACCAAAGGAGGTACATGGCATCAGGTATGCAACATTTCTTGCCTAATTAGATTTGATCATAAATGTGACAAATTGTTGATAAACTATAAGTggtcaaataaattatataataattttcattttaatactCAGCTTGGAGAGCCACAGTTCCTATTACTCCGCAGATGATTCGTGTTGTTGTTAAAGAGTTGCAAACAAGAAGAGCATACATTAGTTCTGCCCTGATTGCCAGCCATTTGCGACGCTGTTATCCTATAGACAATGATCCAAATGCACTGAAGAAAGAGttaaatgaaaagttgaattgTGCTGTAAGTGTTGGACTGATTGCAAGGTGTGGAGATGATAAATATTCTATACCTACGCTGCGCCAACAAGCAAGCTTGGATAAAACTGCTTTCACTGCATTTTGGAATACATTTTACAGAGTAAGTAATATATAAATGACAAGTGATAACTATTTGTGTAAAAAGTATGCAGAATACTTCATTTGCCTGACTTGCTTTACATTATTGTGTGTAAGAGATTCTACACGTAAGATGTTATTCAATAAGAAAGTtaaaacattgaattgatattaTTGTTTAATGAGACATTCGTAAAAAACGAggttttgataaaatattaaaatttactttctcttcctttttaGAGTAGCAAGAACTACCTTTACCCTCAAATACGGAGACCACAGGAGGAGTGGCAGCTCtatgaattttaatcaaatcaatgatcaaaaactaaaatcatgaATCAGGCAATTGACGTATTTCACTCATTTATGAAAGCCAATGATTTACGCAGCATTGAAATAACACAGCTTTAACATTTTCTAACATAAATTATAGTAAGtgactttattttcttccaaatCAAGAATACAAGTaaacaatcaattattttatccTTTTCTCCTTctattatacttatataaaGAATATTATATTCACTGCTCTGTGGTATcagctattattattacaaatgTATGCACAAGTAAAATATCCTGGTTATCTTATAAAAATGATGTCTCCTTTGTAATGGGTATCACATTTGCAATGGCACTTGTAATATTGTATATTACAATTCTTGTTTCCCTGGGCTTATATTTAGAGCtatatgttatttatttcatttctataCTAGAGgtggaataatttttgaatgtaTTGCGCCGTTCAAAGATTTGAATCTCTCTCAGTAGGCTGGCTACTGCGTGTCTAAGTTGATGAAATTTGGCCATGGATAATTCAAACATTTTGCACTCGCCTGAGCTTAATGTCCATTCCATTATAATACTTGGTTCCATGATTCTCGATAAGACGCTATGgacataaataattataaataagaTAATATTACAACTTATGGTGAACTGTTATTATTGACCACTCgtcgttttttaatttcaaataatgttGCATAATTAAGGAATAAAATGTGTCAACTTACCTCGAGGAAATGTTAATGTCTATTCTCCATCGACACGATTTTATATGTGGATAAAACTTGGTGATGTATAGTAATTCATTAACTAGAACTACTCTTCTTTGGCCATAAGCAACAGTGGATAAATCTTCTATGCAATCGGGCGACAATCTAGGATATAGACATTGTTTTTAATGAGCTGaatagaatttaaaactagTTTTATGGCTAGATCGGGATATTCTGAGAAGTACtggtttctttcttttcatataAAAGATTCCATTCATGAATACAATATAcaagaaaaaatggaatttatttaatatatatatttactttaAATCTTGAAGACATTCTTTGAATTCTGCAGGTTTAACAGAGCCCGATGGATAACGCAGAtgtgtgtgtaaaatttttaaaaccgCACTATACCATTGGTCGATATTTTCCTGGGtaacattatatttttcacatattcTATCCAGCACTCCTTCTTCGATGTGATCTCTTTGAATCGACTTGACAgcaactaaaaaaataaaccatttTTACAAATACGGAGATATATcactatttaaaaattaaaaatgcaaGTTCGGATATGTCTTGTTCAAATTTGATACTCTACGATCTCGCTTTGGTACGTATCCCTGTACTCATTAAGTGGCAAAAGCAAGGGTCGTAAACAGGGAAGATAGAGCTCCACTCCACTGCAATGTCAGCTGTCAATTCATGCATAACCCCATAATGATAGGAACAGTTTGCCTTTGTCAACTTACGTTGTATCAAGGGGCGAATAACCGGCTTCTTAAGCTCTGCCAAGTATTTAGTTTTGCTCCCTAAGCAGGAAATTTGGGCTTGAAAGGTTGTTGACATATTCAGTacgattattgaaaatttttaacaataatcgtcaaaagttacaagcCATCAGCTTTCAGCGACAATCGTGCCTCTGACGAAATACACTCAGCTAACCAATCATTACGCTCGTATGCCTACAAGACAGTGAGCGACAAGATCAGCGATCtacgaatattttcattgcaaattTTATGTGATCGTTACCATTGGCCGTCACCATCTGGCCTGACACCGTAGCGACAAGATCGCTTTCCCCACCCATTCCTTACGTTCGCAGAAATGCCACATTGCCAACCTTAGTCAAAACGGAGTTTGAATTGCTGTGCTACTTTCATATCACATAAAATTGATTCATGTGCTACAAGCTATGTTACAGTGAATTCAAAACGCTGCGGCTCATATAAATAAGTTTAGCGATGAGTTTTTACCATCATGACACgtcataaatttttcggttttAAGTTGTTTCGTTGGCAGTCATGAAGGTGTAATagattttccattttcctgCGCAACCCATGCGCAGAAGTATTAATTTTCTTAGCTCGATTCATTCATGATTGTTGACGGTTTTCCGGTGCGTACAGTCTGCCGAGTGGTTTTAAGCttagaaataataatcatggtataataataacaaatttaGCTAAAGTGATACGTCTCAAAACGACCGAGAAAACAAtgagaaagattttttcatAACGAAGGTAAACGCACAATATGCTTTAGTGCCTTCTGACCTTGTTCGACATAATTACGAAAATTAAGGTTCGCCATCTTTGGTTGCATTtcataagatttttttcaggCTTGCGTAAAAAAGTTCTTTCGACTCGTGGTTTCTCAATCTTTTTCGCGATATCTGACCCACTCGTGGATTTAGATAACCCTTCCAATCAATTGTCAACAATGAAATCAACAATAGCtagtattgaaaaatcagtATATTTAGGTTATCGCTTTTACGACTAATTAACACAGTTTATTTCGACAGCTTTTCGTTTTGCGATGTCCTAAGCCCGAGGGCAGAGCCAAATACAGTATTTCAGAAAGGTCATACAACGTGAGTATCGTACCAATTTAATATATCTTTTTACCTagatttctatttattttctagCTTTTTTTCCACCTTGTAGAAAGTCAACATAATATTCCTGAATCTTGTCAATTTCATcttctagaaaaaaaatcttagcGACTGCCAAAATAATCTCTATTCACAACAGAAATGATTTTCCTTCATATTTTgtcctttttattttacttttatgtCTTCACAGGGGTTTGTAATattgaagatttttatttaaatttacacttatattaattttcgatttcaaatgaatgaatttaatCCATTAATTTTGCATGAACAAATTTGTTGTATCATTTTTTCCTTGATTGATTCATTAcatagatttaaaaattttatactatGTGATCTGTGTTTGTACCGTCGACCATCTAAagaatatgatttttttctacattcgTCCCTATTAGATGTTTAGCCCAGTGCAAATAAAGCAGGAATATACAGGAGTAGAGGACGCCAATCAGAGTGGTAATAATGGTATCCCAAGCAATTCTGATTATCCAGTGTTTACCAATCAGGATGTGGATTACATGTGTCGTCAGCAATTGCAATTCTGGGGACAAGCTCAATTGCATCAGAATCCAATACCCATAGATTTACCCACAAAGGGTGACTCATTGGCTCGTCAAGATCTATCTCAGATGGGTGTAAGTATTTTCTAAATAGTCGACACATGATTTTCAGGcttattatttatactatGTTAATAAATGCACTATAGTTAATTGGATTTAAATTGTTGGTTGGGTTGTAATTAAATAATGGCTTTTCACTTGGCTATGTCTGAATGAAATCTGTATATATGTGAAACATCAtacaattaaattataattaaaccTAAAAATGCCAACAATGAGCAACTCGCACGATGCCACATATTTCTGTATattagta
Proteins encoded in this region:
- the LOC107219567 gene encoding uncharacterized protein LOC107219567, producing MASAWRATVPITPQMIRVVVKELQTRRAYISSALIASHLRRCYPIDNDPNALKKELNEKLNCAVSVGLIARCGDDKYSIPTLRQQASLDKTAFTAFWNTFYRSSKNYLYPQIRRPQEEWQLYEF
- the LOC107219580 gene encoding COMM domain-containing protein 5, giving the protein MSTTFQAQISCLGSKTKYLAELKKPVIRPLIQLAVKSIQRDHIEEGVLDRICEKYNVTQENIDQWYSAVLKILHTHLRYPSGSVKPAEFKECLQDLKLSPDCIEDLSTVAYGQRRVVLVNELLYITKFYPHIKSCRWRIDINISSSVLSRIMEPSIIMEWTLSSGECKMFELSMAKFHQLRHAVASLLREIQIFERRNTFKNYSTSSIEMK